Proteins encoded within one genomic window of Hahella chejuensis KCTC 2396:
- a CDS encoding class I SAM-dependent methyltransferase — MDIQKLFDDKAEIYAKARPHYPKALYQWLADACDGHERVWDAGCGNGQAAAHLREYFSVVEASDVSAAQIENAPTYHGVHYSVRPSEDTGYPDDYFDPVCVALALHWFDYEKFWPEVKRVLRPGGLFAAWGYSWPHLGMELDGVLEQSLLQVIEPYWAPQNLLLWNEYKDVPFPLEPIRTPRFELIMPWTLDEFFSYLHSWSATRRCMEDRGDSFFADSYARMKEAWGGMKTRPVTMDVFILAGRHGG; from the coding sequence ATGGATATTCAGAAGCTTTTTGACGATAAGGCGGAGATATACGCCAAGGCGCGGCCGCATTATCCCAAGGCGTTGTATCAGTGGTTGGCGGATGCGTGCGATGGGCATGAGCGGGTGTGGGATGCGGGGTGTGGCAACGGGCAGGCGGCGGCGCATTTGCGGGAGTATTTTTCCGTGGTGGAGGCCAGTGACGTCAGCGCGGCGCAGATTGAAAACGCGCCGACTTACCATGGGGTGCATTATTCTGTGCGACCCAGTGAAGACACCGGTTATCCCGATGATTATTTCGACCCCGTCTGCGTCGCTCTGGCCTTGCACTGGTTCGATTACGAGAAGTTCTGGCCGGAAGTGAAACGAGTATTGCGTCCAGGCGGGTTGTTTGCCGCTTGGGGTTATAGTTGGCCGCATCTGGGCATGGAGCTGGACGGCGTTCTGGAGCAGAGTCTGTTGCAGGTGATCGAGCCCTATTGGGCGCCGCAAAATCTATTGCTTTGGAACGAGTATAAAGATGTGCCGTTTCCTCTCGAACCCATTCGCACGCCGCGGTTTGAATTGATCATGCCCTGGACTCTGGACGAATTCTTCTCCTATCTGCACAGCTGGTCGGCGACTCGGCGCTGTATGGAAGATCGCGGCGACAGCTTCTTCGCGGATAGTTACGCCCGAATGAAGGAAGCCTGGGGCGGGATGAAAACCCGCCCGGTGACGATGGATGTGTTTATCCTCGCCGGCCGCCACGGGGGCTAA
- a CDS encoding YbhB/YbcL family Raf kinase inhibitor-like protein has product MGFALSNMQLTSAAFSNDGRIPSKHTGEGEDVSPALSWSGEPAGTQSFAVICHDPDAPLIGAQGTYGFVHWALYNIPADVHSLPEGVNAYATGRTDFGKTGYGGPMPPPGHGTHRYYFWILALNAQLDLPEGLTLWQLLEKVEPHVIGMNRLVGVYSRS; this is encoded by the coding sequence ATGGGATTTGCTTTATCCAATATGCAGCTTACCAGCGCGGCGTTCAGCAATGACGGCCGCATCCCCAGCAAACATACCGGCGAAGGCGAAGATGTCTCGCCTGCGTTGTCCTGGTCGGGAGAACCGGCGGGAACGCAGAGCTTCGCTGTCATCTGTCACGATCCGGACGCGCCCTTGATCGGCGCCCAGGGAACTTATGGATTCGTGCATTGGGCGTTGTATAACATTCCCGCCGATGTGCACAGTTTGCCGGAGGGCGTCAACGCTTACGCCACCGGCAGAACGGATTTCGGCAAAACCGGCTACGGCGGCCCCATGCCGCCGCCGGGACACGGGACTCATCGCTATTATTTCTGGATTCTGGCGCTCAACGCCCAATTGGATCTGCCGGAAGGGCTCACGCTCTGGCAATTGCTGGAGAAAGTGGAGCCCCATGTCATCGGCATGAATCGGTTGGTTGGCGTGTACAGCCGCAGTTAG
- a CDS encoding dienelactone hydrolase family protein has product MRKPLLTLLSLVFSCGALAAGKTVTYKVDGDAYEGYYVSPGKDAPLVLLVHDWDGLTDYEVKRAEMLSDMGYAVFAVDLFGAGVRPTKDEDKRQHTGELYKDRNKMRKLLQASLDTAKSEGGNVNNAVAMGYCFGGAAVLEMARSGADLKGFASFHGGLQTPDGQDYSKAQGQLLVLHGSADSAITMEQFAALANELEKSGVSHEMITYSGAPHAFTVFGSDRYREDADKKSWRRFGEFLASVTQ; this is encoded by the coding sequence ATGAGAAAACCACTACTCACCCTGCTGAGCCTTGTCTTTTCCTGTGGCGCTCTCGCCGCGGGCAAAACAGTCACTTATAAAGTCGACGGCGACGCCTATGAAGGTTATTACGTCAGCCCCGGCAAAGACGCGCCTCTGGTGCTGCTGGTGCACGATTGGGACGGCTTGACCGACTATGAAGTCAAACGCGCGGAAATGTTATCTGACATGGGCTACGCCGTATTCGCCGTCGACCTGTTCGGCGCCGGCGTGCGCCCCACCAAAGACGAAGACAAACGCCAGCATACCGGCGAACTCTATAAAGACCGTAACAAAATGCGCAAACTGTTGCAGGCGTCTTTGGATACAGCCAAGTCAGAGGGCGGAAACGTCAACAACGCTGTCGCCATGGGATACTGCTTCGGCGGCGCGGCGGTATTGGAGATGGCCCGCTCCGGCGCCGATCTGAAAGGCTTCGCGTCTTTCCATGGCGGACTGCAAACGCCGGATGGACAGGACTACAGCAAAGCTCAGGGCCAGCTCCTGGTCCTGCACGGCAGCGCCGATTCCGCCATCACCATGGAGCAGTTCGCGGCCTTGGCCAACGAACTTGAAAAAAGCGGCGTCAGCCACGAAATGATTACTTATAGCGGCGCGCCTCATGCTTTTACTGTATTTGGGTCGGATCGATACAGAGAAGATGCGGACAAAAAATCCTGGCGCCGCTTCGGCGAGTTTCTCGCCAGCGTGACGCAATAA
- the chrA gene encoding chromate efflux transporter, which produces MNDLTDTPAQTSTTGDIFRAFLKLGLTSFGGPVAHLGYFRDEFVTRRRWLSEESYADLVALCQFLPGPASSQVGFALGMRRGGLQGALAAWTAFTLPSALFLLLFALSADVFAGDVGQSLIHGLKLVAVAVVAQAVWGMARSLCPDRQRAGIAVGAVILTAALPSAFGQIGVIALGAGAGLLLCGHAQRKVEEHRPVEFPHGKSYVALATFFLLLLILPALTLATGSQALALFEAFYRTGALVFGGGHVVLPLLEASVVDPGWISADSFIAGYGAAQAVPGPLFTFAAYLGASVSSSPNGLLGAAISLIAIFLPGMLLVIAVLPHWDRFRKQARAQAAMAGANAAVVGLLGSALYHPVWTSSVLSAQDFAIALTAFTLLTIWKLAPWKVVVATTLAGALFAYF; this is translated from the coding sequence ATGAACGACCTCACTGACACTCCCGCTCAAACCTCCACGACCGGCGATATCTTTCGCGCGTTTTTAAAACTGGGTCTGACGTCTTTTGGCGGACCGGTGGCGCATTTGGGGTATTTCCGCGATGAATTCGTCACCCGGCGGCGCTGGTTGAGCGAAGAAAGTTACGCCGATCTGGTGGCGTTATGTCAATTCCTGCCGGGGCCGGCAAGCAGTCAGGTGGGGTTTGCGTTGGGGATGCGTCGTGGCGGCCTGCAAGGCGCACTGGCCGCCTGGACTGCTTTTACCTTGCCATCCGCGTTGTTTCTGTTGCTCTTCGCGCTTAGCGCTGACGTATTTGCCGGAGATGTCGGGCAAAGCCTCATTCACGGACTGAAACTGGTTGCAGTCGCTGTTGTGGCGCAGGCGGTGTGGGGTATGGCGCGCAGCCTGTGCCCGGATCGCCAGCGCGCCGGCATCGCAGTGGGCGCGGTGATTCTGACCGCCGCCCTTCCCTCAGCCTTCGGACAAATAGGCGTTATTGCGCTTGGCGCCGGGGCGGGTTTGCTTCTTTGCGGTCATGCGCAACGCAAAGTGGAAGAGCACCGACCGGTCGAGTTTCCCCACGGCAAGTCATATGTCGCCCTGGCGACGTTCTTTCTTTTGCTGCTCATTCTGCCCGCGCTCACCCTTGCCACAGGCTCACAGGCATTAGCATTGTTTGAAGCCTTTTATCGCACCGGCGCGCTGGTGTTTGGCGGCGGGCATGTGGTGCTGCCCTTATTGGAGGCCAGCGTGGTGGACCCGGGCTGGATCAGTGCCGACAGTTTTATCGCCGGCTATGGCGCCGCGCAGGCGGTTCCCGGCCCCTTGTTTACGTTCGCCGCATATCTCGGCGCGTCCGTCTCTTCATCGCCGAACGGCCTGCTGGGCGCGGCCATCAGTCTTATCGCCATTTTCCTGCCCGGCATGCTGTTGGTGATCGCCGTGCTTCCTCATTGGGACCGCTTCCGCAAACAAGCCCGCGCCCAGGCCGCCATGGCGGGCGCCAACGCGGCGGTAGTGGGTCTGCTGGGCTCAGCGCTTTATCATCCGGTGTGGACCAGCTCCGTGCTGTCTGCGCAGGACTTCGCCATCGCCCTGACCGCATTCACCTTGTTGACGATCTGGAAACTGGCGCCGTGGAAAGTCGTTGTCGCCACCACCCTTGCAGGCGCTCTGTTCGCCTATTTCTGA
- a CDS encoding DUF7684 family protein, giving the protein MKIEYLNIKPNAENLSVLSSEPFRAIVVVEEPVSPEWRHNLSRSLVKAGCLYMMAWGIEASSWDDSVDHANLEAFSYGDIPKEKCVMTTWHDNEPLEAVFTYSKRLAHHPVLDLEKTVIVHIASTSKESDYLSMYIDI; this is encoded by the coding sequence ATGAAAATTGAATATTTGAACATAAAGCCAAACGCAGAGAATTTATCGGTTTTGTCTTCTGAACCATTTCGCGCCATAGTTGTGGTCGAAGAACCGGTTTCTCCCGAGTGGCGACATAACCTTAGCAGAAGCTTGGTCAAAGCTGGCTGCCTATACATGATGGCATGGGGTATCGAAGCAAGTAGTTGGGATGATTCAGTTGATCACGCTAATCTTGAAGCATTCAGCTACGGTGATATTCCAAAAGAGAAGTGTGTGATGACTACGTGGCACGATAATGAGCCCCTTGAAGCGGTTTTCACTTATTCGAAAAGGCTCGCTCATCATCCTGTTTTAGATCTGGAAAAAACGGTAATAGTCCATATTGCATCTACGAGCAAAGAGAGTGATTATTTATCGATGTATATAGACATTTAG
- a CDS encoding IS630 family transposase, whose protein sequence is MRALRDEDAFRQFQGFVKDLQSWEDAGEIELYYFDESGFSQRSNLPYGWSPVGKPTQMKSYPHNKRLNVLGFMSRRQKLIFHATEERVDSAKVVALFNKLAESKDPLKPAVVLLDNASMHRSAEFRRHRLDWMDKGIWPIYLPKYSPELNLIEILWRKVKYSWLPLDSYETFDRLRESVNDILSKFGQEYKINFV, encoded by the coding sequence CTGCGCGCGCTTCGGGATGAAGACGCCTTCCGCCAGTTTCAGGGCTTTGTGAAAGATCTTCAATCCTGGGAGGATGCAGGCGAAATCGAGCTTTACTACTTTGATGAATCAGGCTTTAGTCAACGTTCTAACTTACCTTATGGCTGGAGCCCTGTGGGGAAGCCGACGCAAATGAAATCCTATCCACACAATAAGAGACTGAACGTTCTGGGGTTTATGAGTCGCCGCCAGAAGCTGATATTCCATGCCACAGAGGAGCGGGTGGACTCCGCCAAAGTCGTAGCGCTTTTTAATAAGCTGGCGGAGAGTAAAGATCCGCTTAAGCCTGCCGTGGTGCTTCTGGACAACGCCTCCATGCATCGCTCTGCGGAGTTTCGCCGACATAGGTTGGATTGGATGGATAAAGGCATCTGGCCGATCTATTTGCCGAAATATTCACCGGAGCTAAACCTGATAGAGATCTTGTGGCGAAAGGTGAAGTACAGCTGGCTGCCTTTGGATTCGTATGAGACTTTCGACAGGCTGAGAGAGTCAGTGAACGACATCCTGTCAAAGTTTGGACAGGAATATAAGATTAATTTCGTTTAG
- a CDS encoding helix-turn-helix domain-containing protein: MKYVNHLKPAEIKTLTDGFRYSPSSRFRIRCHAILLSNKGYKIDKIADISDASPGRPPIYTEQEQEKVCKWIDEQPQQLRDVQIRLEKETGKSASLETVKRNLKKIKV, from the coding sequence GTGAAGTACGTCAATCATCTTAAGCCCGCTGAAATAAAGACTCTTACCGATGGATTTCGCTACAGCCCGAGCTCCCGCTTCCGTATTCGCTGTCACGCCATACTGCTCAGCAATAAGGGGTATAAAATCGATAAAATTGCCGACATTAGCGACGCCTCCCCGGGAAGACCGCCCATTTACACGGAGCAGGAACAAGAAAAGGTTTGTAAGTGGATTGACGAGCAGCCCCAACAACTACGAGACGTCCAGATACGTCTGGAGAAAGAAACTGGAAAAAGCGCTAGTCTGGAGACCGTTAAACGGAACTTAAAAAAAATCAAAGTATAG
- a CDS encoding TonB-dependent receptor, protein MKFSPKKLAVAVALTAAGGAHAQTTVLEPLVVTAKPVIEEVEVDMFSSTSAVVTEEQIRDQNAVDLTAALRRTPGVQISRYNPVGAFGGDQGGAVFIRGMGVTRPGSEIKTYIDGLPLYMGLWGHPLLDLLPVNAMQSMTVYKSPQPQINGNNFASIDLHTKRATEDGTHGAARISAGTYHTLVQQAELTSRNGDLDFTLAQGYATSDGHRKNADGELKNLFGRVGAQLNEHWAASFNGLYVDNESTDPGKEGDPEPDVAPEYNTQAFMLATTLSHEHGDWSGEFSLHHSSGEGNWYHQSGDDGDTLSDFTMSGLRWREQFSPWMDGTLVAGLDYDRVSGEAHFNRDDPARRAHLDAPTFKLWSPYVGLSHLFMLNDEWMLSPSIGVRYYDHSEFDAQTAPYAGLSLMSDSLTLFVNASQGVNYPGLEAPTLAAAMPFLSDSWKQLEAEELDHLEAGAKFSLTATTQVDFSVFKDKVKNRYVFAFPPQVSSPQFINFGDYSMRGVELSVSQTLPAGWSLFGGLTLLDPDIDNLPYTPERAVTAGLNGQIGPFRLALDAQHQSEVWALTRGRNSSDVNAEKVSGFTVANMRVSYPLSPLGQDGEVFVAVENLFDREYAYRPGYPMPGRWAQIGLSASF, encoded by the coding sequence ATGAAATTTTCACCCAAGAAACTAGCCGTGGCGGTCGCGTTGACCGCCGCTGGCGGCGCGCATGCGCAGACCACCGTTCTGGAGCCATTGGTGGTGACCGCTAAGCCGGTCATCGAAGAAGTCGAAGTGGATATGTTCTCCAGCACGTCCGCGGTTGTCACTGAAGAGCAGATTCGCGATCAAAACGCGGTGGACCTCACCGCCGCCCTGCGCCGGACGCCCGGCGTACAGATTTCCCGTTACAATCCGGTCGGCGCGTTTGGCGGCGATCAGGGCGGCGCGGTGTTCATCCGCGGTATGGGCGTCACCCGTCCCGGCAGTGAGATAAAGACCTACATCGACGGCCTGCCCCTGTACATGGGCTTATGGGGACACCCACTGTTGGACCTCCTGCCCGTCAACGCCATGCAATCCATGACCGTATATAAAAGCCCGCAGCCGCAGATCAACGGCAATAACTTCGCGTCCATCGATCTGCATACCAAGCGGGCGACAGAAGACGGAACTCACGGCGCCGCGCGTATCTCCGCCGGTACGTATCACACCCTGGTGCAGCAAGCGGAATTGACCAGCCGCAATGGCGATCTGGACTTTACGCTGGCGCAAGGCTACGCCACTTCTGACGGCCACCGCAAAAACGCCGACGGCGAATTGAAAAATCTCTTCGGCCGGGTTGGCGCGCAACTGAATGAGCACTGGGCTGCCTCTTTCAACGGGCTGTACGTGGACAATGAAAGCACCGATCCGGGCAAAGAAGGAGACCCCGAACCAGATGTGGCGCCGGAGTACAACACCCAGGCCTTCATGCTGGCGACCACGCTGTCCCATGAACATGGCGACTGGTCCGGTGAGTTCAGCCTGCATCACAGCTCCGGCGAAGGAAACTGGTATCACCAGAGCGGCGACGATGGCGATACGCTGTCGGATTTCACCATGAGCGGTTTGCGCTGGCGCGAGCAGTTTTCGCCCTGGATGGACGGAACCCTGGTTGCCGGTCTGGACTACGATCGCGTCTCCGGCGAAGCGCATTTCAATCGCGACGATCCCGCCCGGCGCGCGCACCTGGATGCGCCGACGTTCAAACTGTGGTCGCCCTACGTTGGGCTGAGTCATCTGTTCATGCTCAACGATGAATGGATGCTGTCACCGTCCATCGGCGTGCGTTATTACGATCACAGTGAGTTTGACGCCCAGACCGCGCCATACGCGGGCCTGTCGCTGATGTCGGACTCATTGACGCTGTTCGTCAACGCCTCCCAGGGAGTCAATTATCCGGGTCTGGAAGCGCCAACCCTGGCAGCCGCAATGCCATTTCTAAGCGATAGCTGGAAACAACTGGAAGCGGAAGAGCTGGATCATTTGGAAGCCGGCGCCAAGTTCTCGTTAACAGCCACTACCCAGGTCGACTTCAGCGTCTTCAAAGACAAGGTGAAAAACCGCTACGTCTTCGCTTTTCCTCCGCAGGTCTCCAGCCCACAGTTCATTAACTTCGGCGACTACAGTATGCGCGGCGTCGAACTATCAGTCAGCCAGACGTTGCCGGCGGGATGGTCCCTGTTCGGCGGGTTGACCCTGCTCGATCCAGATATCGACAATCTACCCTACACCCCGGAACGGGCGGTTACCGCAGGCCTGAACGGCCAAATTGGCCCTTTCCGCCTCGCCCTGGACGCCCAACATCAGTCCGAAGTCTGGGCGCTGACCCGCGGGCGGAATTCCAGTGATGTCAATGCGGAGAAAGTCAGCGGCTTCACCGTGGCCAATATGCGCGTGTCCTATCCTCTGTCCCCATTGGGTCAGGACGGCGAAGTCTTTGTCGCCGTGGAGAATCTATTCGACCGTGAATACGCCTATCGCCCAGGCTATCCCATGCCGGGACGCTGGGCGCAGATAGGGTTGTCCGCGAGCTTTTAG
- a CDS encoding copper uptake system-associated protein, whose protein sequence is MKNRHNKMYSPPIPFRTLLAAVTLSSALAAPAFANDSLTQEQQQVVKLISETYDQPDHKVETAPVIVVDNYAIADWIQGERGGRALLRRDGDKWMVLACGGDEFKKTDLLHKAGIPQDTASQLISELTEAEQSISPKKLAQFGLFGTPNDPGMSAHHQNHPQN, encoded by the coding sequence ATGAAAAACAGGCATAACAAGATGTATTCACCGCCCATCCCTTTCCGCACCCTGCTCGCCGCCGTGACGCTGAGTTCGGCGCTGGCCGCGCCCGCTTTCGCAAACGACAGTCTGACCCAGGAACAGCAGCAAGTGGTCAAACTCATCTCCGAGACCTATGACCAGCCTGACCACAAGGTGGAGACAGCGCCCGTCATCGTGGTGGACAACTACGCCATCGCCGACTGGATTCAGGGCGAACGGGGTGGACGCGCCCTGCTGCGCCGGGACGGCGATAAGTGGATGGTGCTGGCCTGCGGCGGCGATGAGTTCAAAAAAACGGATCTGCTGCACAAAGCCGGGATTCCTCAGGACACCGCCTCCCAGCTCATTTCTGAGCTGACTGAAGCGGAACAGTCCATTAGCCCGAAAAAGCTGGCGCAGTTCGGTCTTTTCGGCACGCCGAATGATCCGGGCATGTCCGCACACCACCAAAACCATCCACAAAACTGA
- a CDS encoding MFS transporter, with amino-acid sequence MNAVAPSLRQSSLHSLSLHAVLLLSMTLPMLILYAIGALGPLLIQDLGIEPGWLGYVTLSAFGVAAVLSLAAGPLVERLGSRRGLLLLFVSVALAYGLMITLPGFAGIIAAVAVCGVAQALSNPVTNLLIAQRIAPPRKAFAVGLKQSGVQLGALIAGGLLPLIAVPFGWRAAIATIIPVALLLAVTAPALAPPTPASGSRRSWLPARPGGLLLNLMAVQACAGVTLSAFVTFLPVFATQQGVSQQDAGLMVAAFGLMGVMSRLTLTSLSARLQDESWMLLGLMALTAIAIGVTQQADPDSHWRLWAGVLVVGLTAVATNAVAMGMLLRDSVFGTPATASGLLSAAFFGGFAAGAPLFGAVSGSSYGFSGAWSALVVVALAGSVAALGLALLRRRSAS; translated from the coding sequence ATGAACGCCGTTGCGCCTTCGTTGCGTCAGTCGTCCTTGCACAGCCTGAGCCTGCATGCCGTGTTGCTGCTGTCCATGACGCTGCCGATGCTGATCCTGTACGCCATTGGCGCCCTGGGCCCGCTGCTGATTCAGGACCTGGGCATTGAGCCCGGCTGGCTCGGTTACGTCACCCTGAGCGCCTTCGGCGTAGCGGCGGTGCTGTCCCTGGCGGCCGGGCCGCTGGTGGAGCGTCTGGGGTCGCGGCGCGGTTTGCTTCTGTTGTTTGTGAGCGTGGCGCTGGCCTACGGCCTGATGATCACCCTGCCCGGTTTTGCCGGCATTATCGCCGCCGTGGCGGTGTGCGGTGTCGCCCAGGCATTGTCGAATCCCGTCACCAACTTGTTGATCGCTCAGCGAATCGCACCGCCGCGCAAAGCATTCGCCGTTGGGCTGAAGCAATCCGGCGTGCAGCTCGGCGCCTTGATCGCCGGCGGTTTACTGCCGCTGATCGCCGTTCCTTTCGGCTGGCGCGCCGCTATAGCGACCATCATCCCTGTAGCGCTGCTTTTGGCTGTCACCGCCCCGGCTCTGGCGCCGCCGACGCCTGCTTCCGGTTCGCGTCGTTCCTGGCTGCCTGCGCGTCCGGGAGGATTGTTGCTCAACTTAATGGCCGTGCAGGCTTGCGCAGGCGTCACGCTGTCCGCATTCGTGACCTTTCTGCCCGTGTTCGCCACCCAGCAGGGCGTCAGTCAACAGGACGCAGGACTGATGGTGGCCGCATTCGGCTTGATGGGCGTCATGTCGCGCCTGACACTCACCTCCCTCTCCGCCAGGCTTCAGGATGAATCCTGGATGTTACTGGGGCTGATGGCGCTCACCGCCATAGCCATTGGAGTCACCCAACAGGCGGACCCGGACAGCCATTGGCGTCTGTGGGCCGGAGTATTAGTGGTGGGGCTCACCGCCGTAGCCACCAACGCCGTGGCCATGGGCATGTTGCTACGGGACAGCGTTTTCGGAACGCCAGCGACAGCGTCAGGTTTGTTGTCCGCCGCGTTCTTCGGCGGATTCGCTGCGGGCGCGCCCCTGTTTGGCGCCGTCTCGGGGTCTTCATACGGCTTCAGCGGCGCCTGGAGCGCCCTGGTTGTGGTCGCCTTAGCCGGTTCTGTCGCAGCGCTGGGCCTGGCCTTGCTGCGACGCAGGAGCGCCTCATGA